The Thermoplasmata archaeon genome window below encodes:
- a CDS encoding 6-hydroxymethylpterin diphosphokinase MptE-like protein, with amino-acid sequence MNYTDWKNYYYLILKEFRFDAQNDINSSKTLSGILKSNYLKYDDLEAILKNRDVLVIGASKTMNISTSFINNKVLICADSAISNLLDRNIIPDIVVTDLDGPINDLIYASKNGAIMGVHAHGDNIGRLELVRHFNILYGTTQAEPLSNIYNFGGFTDGDRSVFLAHEFKSKKIWLTGFDFDNVSFKENLNLNQKKKKLRFAQFLIMELKYKYKANISFY; translated from the coding sequence ATGAACTACACTGACTGGAAAAATTATTATTATTTAATACTGAAAGAGTTTAGGTTTGATGCTCAAAATGATATTAATTCTTCAAAAACATTGAGTGGCATATTAAAAAGTAATTATTTAAAATATGATGACTTGGAGGCCATACTTAAAAATAGGGATGTTTTGGTAATTGGTGCATCAAAGACAATGAACATATCTACATCTTTTATAAATAATAAAGTGTTGATATGTGCTGATTCAGCGATCTCTAACCTACTTGATAGAAACATTATTCCAGACATCGTGGTTACAGATCTCGATGGCCCAATAAATGATCTAATATATGCTAGTAAAAATGGAGCTATTATGGGGGTTCATGCGCACGGAGATAACATAGGCAGACTGGAATTAGTTAGGCATTTTAATATATTATACGGAACTACTCAGGCCGAGCCACTGTCTAATATATACAACTTTGGCGGCTTTACTGATGGGGATAGAAGCGTGTTTCTCGCTCATGAATTTAAAAGTAAAAAGATATGGCTTACCGGTTTTGATTTTGACAATGTTTCATTTAAAGAGAATTTAAACTTAAATCAAAAAAAGAAAAAGTTAAGGTTTGCACAGTTTCTTATAATGGAACTGAAATATAAATATAAAGCAAACATTTCTTTTTACTGA
- a CDS encoding fumarylacetoacetate hydrolase family protein, whose amino-acid sequence MKLAYFKKKQYAVTKNNFVPLPKNVSINKLLDEEYVKDLEALVKNSRDLYEAIPEILDPPLKVSKLLGVGINYQSHAKEQGEKPPEAPIIFQKASTAVIGHGNPVIAPKIVTMLDYEIELAAIIGKKGKYIEKDEVDNYIAGYTIFNDISARDHQFKYNNQWFIGKSFDTFAPIGPWIVDKFEIGDPQNLNLETKLNGKIMQSSNTKNMIFKISDIIHFISNVLTLEPGDVIFTGTPEGVGFTRKPPVYLKNGDILDLSIEKIGTLHNMISQ is encoded by the coding sequence ATGAAATTAGCATATTTTAAGAAAAAACAATATGCAGTTACTAAAAACAATTTTGTACCATTGCCAAAAAATGTGAGCATTAACAAACTACTTGATGAAGAATATGTAAAAGATCTTGAAGCGTTGGTTAAAAACAGCAGAGATCTATATGAAGCAATACCGGAGATACTAGATCCACCACTAAAAGTATCGAAACTGCTGGGAGTTGGTATAAACTATCAGAGCCATGCTAAAGAGCAGGGTGAAAAGCCACCGGAAGCACCCATCATTTTTCAGAAAGCAAGTACTGCAGTGATCGGCCATGGCAATCCTGTAATAGCCCCAAAGATCGTAACGATGCTTGACTATGAAATAGAACTGGCTGCGATAATAGGTAAAAAAGGCAAATACATTGAAAAAGACGAAGTGGACAACTACATTGCAGGCTATACAATATTTAATGATATAAGCGCTAGAGACCATCAGTTTAAGTATAACAATCAGTGGTTTATAGGCAAGAGTTTTGATACGTTTGCGCCTATAGGCCCTTGGATCGTAGATAAATTTGAAATTGGTGATCCTCAAAATTTGAACTTGGAAACAAAACTGAATGGAAAAATTATGCAGAGTTCTAACACCAAAAATATGATCTTTAAGATCTCTGATATAATACACTTTATAAGCAATGTTCTGACTTTAGAGCCTGGAGATGTGATTTTTACAGGTACACCTGAGGGCGTAGGATTTACTAGAAAACCACCAGTATATCTAAAGAACGGAGATATATTAGATCTGTCTATTGAAAAGATAGGAACGCTCCATAATATGATTTCTCAGTAA
- a CDS encoding YceI family protein has translation MAILDEQKTNIWNIDPAHTNIEFSVKHMMISSVRGRFESFQGKLFGNVDEIENGNIEIFIDSASISTKEKDRDNHLRSPDFFYTEKYPKIKFISSKIKKIDNDTYDVTGDLTIREITKPVTVRAKIEGKITDPYGNERIGVSVSGSINRTEWNLKWNSIVEAGGLMVGEIVKINVELEAIKTKK, from the coding sequence ATGGCAATTTTAGATGAACAAAAAACAAATATTTGGAATATAGACCCTGCGCACACAAACATTGAGTTTTCTGTAAAACATATGATGATCTCTTCAGTAAGGGGGAGATTTGAATCATTTCAAGGCAAGCTTTTTGGAAACGTAGACGAAATAGAGAATGGAAATATTGAGATTTTTATAGATTCAGCCTCAATCTCAACGAAAGAAAAAGATAGAGATAACCATCTTAGATCTCCAGATTTTTTCTATACCGAAAAATATCCAAAAATCAAGTTTATTAGCAGTAAAATAAAAAAGATTGATAATGATACCTATGATGTTACTGGTGATCTGACAATCAGAGAAATTACAAAACCAGTAACTGTAAGAGCAAAAATAGAAGGAAAAATTACGGATCCATATGGAAATGAAAGAATCGGAGTTAGTGTAAGTGGCTCTATAAATCGTACAGAATGGAACCTTAAATGGAATTCTATCGTTGAGGCTGGCGGATTAATGGTTGGAGAGATCGTAAAAATCAATGTAGAGCTTGAAGCTATAAAAACTAAAAAATAA
- a CDS encoding geranylgeranylglyceryl/heptaprenylglyceryl phosphate synthase, translating into MKVYEYIKNKLRSEKLHMVLIDPAKQNIDKSLELAEKSIAAGTDAIMIGGSTDITSETIDNLILKIKKSYSTPIILFPNGVKAISRYADAIYFMSMLNSKNLKYVIRQQVAGAKIIKDYGIEPISMGYLVIEPGMTVGRIGEAELIKREDVETAVKYAIAAEYLGMKLFYIEAGSGAAMSASPQMIKSVKENITIPLIVGGGIRNAVTAREICISGADIIVTGTILEEVKGVEALLREIIEEIKK; encoded by the coding sequence ATGAAAGTTTATGAGTATATAAAAAATAAACTGAGATCTGAAAAATTACACATGGTCCTTATAGATCCCGCAAAACAAAATATAGATAAAAGTCTTGAGCTTGCAGAAAAAAGCATAGCCGCAGGCACAGACGCAATTATGATTGGCGGTTCTACAGACATAACATCTGAAACTATTGACAATTTGATCTTAAAGATAAAAAAGAGCTATAGCACACCGATCATTCTATTTCCAAATGGCGTGAAAGCAATATCCAGATACGCAGACGCAATATATTTTATGAGTATGCTAAACTCTAAAAATTTGAAATATGTAATCAGGCAACAGGTAGCTGGTGCTAAAATAATAAAAGATTATGGGATAGAGCCTATCTCTATGGGCTACCTTGTGATCGAGCCTGGCATGACTGTTGGAAGGATTGGCGAGGCAGAGCTTATAAAGAGGGAGGATGTTGAAACTGCTGTAAAATATGCAATTGCAGCAGAGTATCTGGGCATGAAACTATTTTATATCGAGGCTGGCTCTGGAGCAGCAATGTCTGCTTCGCCACAAATGATAAAATCAGTAAAAGAGAATATAACCATTCCTCTTATAGTTGGAGGTGGGATCAGAAATGCAGTTACTGCCAGAGAGATCTGTATTTCTGGAGCAGATATAATAGTTACCGGAACAATCCTCGAAGAGGTAAAGGGAGTAGAAGCACTATTGAGGGAGATAATAGAAGAGATTAAAAAATAG
- a CDS encoding UbiA family prenyltransferase produces the protein MNPYLKIIRPINCLMSGVSILVVAIILYGLEFYIHFQLIIIGFAITFLVTAGGNIINDYYDADLDKINHPKRPIPSGLIKRSTARNLAIYVFIAALIISIFTNYLAIIITVIAILLLYSYEYRLKNAGISGNVVISLLVMSLFIFAGVLFDKVYIITFFALMAFFSNLGREIIKDVEDVKGDINRKTLPKKIGIRNSNIIAVGLLIVAISISPIPYTLGLLKIYYLIIVIIADIIFLYAAIIQFRSPRAGQTFAKYAMIIGLLSYVIGGIL, from the coding sequence ATGAATCCATATTTAAAGATCATTCGACCTATTAACTGTTTGATGTCAGGGGTATCTATTTTAGTTGTGGCCATAATATTATATGGATTAGAATTTTACATACATTTTCAATTGATCATAATAGGATTTGCAATAACGTTTTTAGTCACTGCTGGAGGAAATATCATAAATGATTATTATGACGCAGATCTGGATAAAATAAACCATCCAAAAAGACCTATTCCTTCAGGGCTTATCAAAAGATCTACCGCCAGGAACTTGGCAATATATGTATTTATAGCCGCATTGATAATATCTATTTTTACAAATTACCTGGCAATTATTATTACAGTTATCGCAATACTTTTATTGTATTCTTATGAGTATAGATTAAAAAATGCAGGAATATCTGGAAATGTAGTGATCAGTCTATTGGTAATGTCTCTATTCATTTTTGCAGGTGTTCTGTTTGATAAAGTATACATTATCACTTTTTTTGCGTTGATGGCCTTTTTTTCTAATCTTGGGCGAGAGATAATAAAAGATGTGGAAGATGTTAAGGGGGACATAAACAGAAAAACGCTACCTAAAAAAATAGGGATAAGGAACTCAAACATTATCGCTGTAGGATTGTTAATTGTAGCTATATCCATAAGCCCCATCCCATACACATTAGGACTCTTGAAAATATATTATTTGATTATTGTGATTATTGCAGACATAATTTTTTTATATGCGGCGATTATACAGTTTAGAAGTCCAAGAGCTGGCCAAACATTTGCAAAGTATGCGATGATCATTGGCCTGCTATCATATGTAATCGGTGGCATTTTATGA
- a CDS encoding aldolase, producing the protein MNYYLEMKKIGKMLEDRGLVASSHSGNLSVRIDGSMYIKKTGAMLGALTEEDIVKVDLNNLEDPGYKYASVESKGHRAIYLNTDSMAVIHAHTTFAIVESLIEKEIIPVDIEGKLYLDKIPVIEVKDAVGSVELAERLGEVMQEYPAAVVKGHGTFAHGSNLMEAFKWITIVESVSKIKYYFEHANK; encoded by the coding sequence ATGAATTATTATTTAGAAATGAAAAAGATTGGAAAGATGTTAGAAGACCGAGGGCTAGTTGCTTCAAGTCACAGTGGAAACCTAAGCGTAAGAATTGATGGCAGTATGTACATTAAAAAGACGGGTGCTATGTTAGGGGCACTTACTGAAGAGGACATTGTAAAAGTAGATCTGAACAATCTAGAAGACCCAGGATATAAATATGCATCAGTAGAGTCAAAAGGGCACAGAGCCATATATTTAAATACAGATTCCATGGCTGTAATACATGCGCATACTACATTTGCGATCGTTGAATCTTTGATCGAGAAGGAGATAATACCGGTAGATATTGAAGGGAAACTTTACCTTGATAAGATTCCAGTCATTGAAGTAAAAGATGCGGTGGGTTCAGTAGAGCTGGCTGAACGGTTAGGAGAGGTTATGCAAGAATATCCGGCTGCTGTTGTAAAAGGTCATGGTACATTTGCACATGGCAGTAATTTAATGGAGGCATTCAAGTGGATTACTATCGTTGAAAGTGTATCCAAGATCAAGTACTATTTTGAACATGCTAATAAGTAA
- the purH gene encoding bifunctional phosphoribosylaminoimidazolecarboxamide formyltransferase/IMP cyclohydrolase has protein sequence MNILISVYDKTNLADFALALRKMGHNIIATSNTHKFLNEAGIEAIKIEEWTKYPEILDGRVKTLNPVIFGGILAKTDQIDELKKLNIEKLDMIVCNLYPFWQVIDDDKLVENIDIGGVSLIRAAAKNFERVTAVVDIDDYAKIIKTLKNDQLIPEDLRKELALKAFAYTSKYDSIIYNRFWRLFKNTDFPDTLLIWAEKQQELRYGENPHQKAVYYVTEKPWFEQLHGKELSFNNILDMDNAVNLTFEFKEPTVSIIKHTVPCGVAIGDTIKNAYVRAYESDPESAYGSVICLNRNLDLETALELKKLFTEIIIAPSFSVESLELLKKSKKNTRIIRIKSIPLRDKDLKKVNGGYLYQDADTKILDTFKIVTESKPTNEEIEDLKFAWKVVRYVRSNAIVVAKKGQVIGVCGGQTSRIEAMKIALKKAGTKAENAVLASDAYFPFRDNIDEAAHYKISAIIQPGGSIRDSEIIEAANENKISLVFTGYRVFKH, from the coding sequence ATGAATATATTAATATCAGTCTATGACAAAACCAATTTAGCAGATTTTGCTTTAGCCTTAAGAAAGATGGGACATAACATTATTGCAACTTCAAACACGCATAAGTTTTTGAATGAGGCCGGCATAGAAGCTATAAAAATAGAAGAATGGACAAAATATCCTGAGATCTTAGATGGAAGAGTAAAAACATTAAATCCTGTTATTTTTGGAGGTATCCTGGCGAAAACAGATCAGATAGATGAACTAAAAAAGTTAAACATAGAGAAGCTGGATATGATAGTTTGCAATCTTTATCCATTCTGGCAGGTTATAGATGATGATAAACTTGTTGAAAACATAGATATAGGTGGTGTTTCATTGATCAGGGCAGCTGCCAAGAATTTTGAAAGAGTTACGGCAGTAGTGGATATTGATGACTATGCTAAGATTATTAAAACATTAAAGAACGATCAGCTCATTCCTGAAGATCTAAGAAAAGAGCTAGCGCTGAAAGCGTTCGCTTACACTTCTAAATATGATTCTATAATATATAATCGTTTCTGGAGGCTTTTCAAAAACACAGATTTTCCAGACACTCTGCTTATATGGGCTGAAAAACAGCAAGAATTAAGGTACGGAGAGAATCCACATCAAAAAGCAGTTTATTATGTAACAGAAAAACCTTGGTTCGAGCAACTGCATGGAAAAGAGCTATCTTTTAACAATATATTAGATATGGACAATGCAGTAAACCTAACCTTTGAATTTAAAGAGCCAACGGTGAGCATAATAAAGCATACTGTCCCCTGTGGCGTAGCTATTGGAGATACCATCAAAAACGCTTACGTAAGAGCTTACGAATCTGATCCAGAATCTGCTTATGGCTCTGTAATATGCTTAAACCGGAACTTAGACCTTGAAACTGCGCTGGAACTAAAAAAACTATTCACTGAAATAATCATAGCTCCGTCGTTCAGTGTTGAATCATTAGAGTTGCTTAAGAAATCTAAGAAAAATACAAGAATTATCAGAATAAAAAGCATTCCGTTACGTGACAAAGACTTAAAAAAAGTAAATGGAGGATATCTATATCAAGATGCAGACACAAAGATCTTAGATACGTTCAAGATCGTAACTGAAAGCAAACCAACTAATGAAGAGATTGAAGATTTAAAATTTGCATGGAAAGTGGTAAGATATGTCAGGAGCAATGCCATAGTAGTAGCCAAGAAAGGGCAGGTTATAGGAGTATGTGGCGGTCAGACTAGCAGGATTGAAGCCATGAAAATTGCATTAAAAAAAGCTGGTACTAAGGCAGAAAATGCAGTGTTAGCCTCAGATGCATATTTTCCATTTCGAGACAATATAGATGAAGCAGCACATTATAAGATCAGTGCTATTATACAGCCTGGAGGATCTATAAGAGACAGCGAAATAATTGAGGCTGCAAATGAAAATAAAATATCTTTAGTTTTTACAGGATACAGAGTTTTTAAACATTAA
- the pheT gene encoding phenylalanine--tRNA ligase subunit beta translates to MVVVKFQKSELFELTDIKSIKDIEPVIEKIGIEIKREDEDSIDIELYPDRPDLIPIEGLARAINNILISDNLKEYKARSSKIDFFVDSDLIGIRPYIVSALIKNLKVNDQVIKDMMETQEKLHLTVGRKREKVAIGLHDFDKVKAPFYYFAADPIKTTFKPLGMEKVLNLKEILREHAKGKEYGDILKNFEKYPVIKDSNNNILSFPPIINGSLTEITSNTKNVLIDCTGTDLKTLIFTLNILATAFADRKAELYKVKIHYPFGDLILPDLKYQSYTIKKEHIKRLLGMDFSDEVLLSSLKKMGYEAHVYSNSLRVKSPPYRMDIMHENDIIEDIAKGFGFENFVLTLPEIYTVGFSSALEDLKNRYRSVMTGFQFIEVTTLTLIPSINEFSSTEDISLLNPVTEDQTLIRNMLIPSLFNILNKNRHNPLPQKIFEIGDVIYNQSQETHVAGLAVYSKAGFTDIKSYVESLFNQIGIEINIEPTTLPFFIDGRAASILHNNEKIGFFGEFHPHILEKFEIANPTIGFESKIV, encoded by the coding sequence ATGGTAGTCGTAAAATTTCAGAAATCCGAGCTGTTTGAACTTACAGATATTAAATCCATAAAAGATATTGAGCCAGTAATAGAAAAAATAGGAATTGAAATAAAGAGAGAGGATGAGGATTCGATAGATATCGAACTTTATCCTGATCGCCCGGATTTAATACCCATAGAAGGTCTGGCCCGAGCCATCAATAATATACTCATTTCTGATAACTTAAAAGAGTACAAAGCAAGGAGCTCAAAGATAGATTTTTTTGTAGATTCTGATCTTATTGGAATTAGACCATACATTGTTTCTGCATTGATTAAAAACTTAAAAGTCAATGATCAGGTTATCAAGGATATGATGGAAACTCAAGAAAAACTGCATTTAACAGTTGGCAGAAAAAGGGAAAAGGTTGCGATCGGATTACATGATTTTGATAAAGTGAAAGCTCCATTTTACTACTTTGCGGCAGATCCTATAAAAACTACCTTTAAACCTTTAGGTATGGAAAAGGTACTTAATTTAAAAGAGATATTAAGAGAGCATGCAAAAGGGAAAGAGTATGGCGATATTTTAAAAAACTTTGAAAAATATCCAGTTATAAAAGATTCTAACAATAATATTTTATCATTTCCACCCATAATAAATGGGTCACTTACAGAGATAACATCAAATACGAAAAATGTATTGATCGATTGTACAGGAACAGATCTAAAAACATTGATTTTCACTTTGAATATACTGGCAACTGCATTTGCAGATCGAAAGGCTGAATTATACAAAGTAAAAATACACTATCCTTTTGGAGATCTGATTTTACCAGATCTTAAGTATCAGTCTTATACAATTAAAAAAGAGCATATAAAAAGATTGCTCGGGATGGACTTTAGTGACGAAGTACTATTATCATCACTAAAAAAGATGGGGTATGAGGCACACGTTTACAGTAATTCTTTGCGGGTAAAATCGCCTCCTTACCGGATGGATATTATGCATGAAAATGATATAATAGAAGATATAGCAAAAGGCTTTGGATTTGAAAACTTTGTCTTGACGCTTCCAGAAATATATACTGTTGGTTTCAGTTCTGCTCTTGAAGATTTAAAAAACAGGTACAGATCCGTAATGACAGGATTTCAGTTTATAGAAGTCACTACTCTTACTCTAATTCCATCTATCAACGAATTTAGTTCAACGGAAGATATTTCGTTACTTAACCCTGTAACTGAAGATCAAACTTTAATACGCAACATGCTGATACCGTCATTATTTAATATTTTGAACAAAAATCGTCATAATCCACTACCACAGAAAATTTTTGAAATTGGGGATGTGATATACAATCAATCCCAAGAAACGCATGTAGCAGGCCTTGCCGTCTATTCTAAAGCTGGTTTTACGGACATAAAATCGTATGTAGAGTCTTTATTTAACCAGATTGGAATAGAAATTAATATAGAACCCACAACTTTACCTTTTTTCATAGATGGTCGAGCAGCTTCTATATTGCATAATAATGAAAAAATTGGATTCTTTGGAGAGTTTCATCCACACATTCTTGAAAAATTCGAAATAGCAAATCCAACTATCGGATTTGAGTCAAAGATCGTGTAA
- a CDS encoding roadblock/LC7 domain-containing protein translates to MDLENLKKELHLTGVAIIRRDGTMEDSVLSEQLNKDTFSIMCATIYGAAITANNELKYKNLKKIIIDTESGFLMLLPYKDRHFLISIMPQNSNLDEIANKISLKIQ, encoded by the coding sequence ATGGATTTAGAGAATCTAAAGAAAGAATTGCACTTGACGGGTGTTGCTATTATTAGAAGGGATGGTACAATGGAAGATTCCGTACTCTCAGAGCAGTTAAATAAAGATACTTTCTCTATTATGTGCGCTACTATTTATGGTGCGGCGATAACCGCAAACAATGAGCTAAAATATAAAAATTTAAAAAAGATAATTATAGATACCGAATCAGGATTCTTGATGTTGTTACCATACAAAGATCGCCATTTTCTTATATCGATAATGCCACAAAACTCAAATTTAGATGAAATCGCTAACAAAATATCCTTGAAAATACAATGA
- the lat gene encoding L-lysine 6-transaminase, producing the protein MITPKNVPDILGKRILLDGYDLVLDLEKSKGVWLYDSAHSKNILDFFGFFATSPLGMNHPKMFEPEFLKELNRAALNKIVNSDIYTVEMAEFVDALSKTAPDYMKYFFFVEGGALAVENALKTSFDWKVRKNFEKGYKKEVGQKIMHLKEAFHGRTGYTMSLTNTFDPKKTQYFPKFSWPRVTNPKIKFPLNEKNLREVIELEKKSLDEMQHEIDANKDDIAAFIMEPIQGEGGDNHFRKEYFEAVRKITSDNDILFIVDEVQSGLGITGKWWAHEHFNVKPDIIAFGKKTQVCGIMVGPKVDEVKDNVFHVSSRINSTWGGNIVDMVRARRYIEIMIEDNILKNVEKVGAYFIKSLQDLQDKYPQYLSNTRGRGLMVSVDLKDSKTRDSYSKILFKNNLLTLISGEKGIRFRPPLILEPDHVNKAIEILEKSLKEL; encoded by the coding sequence ATGATAACTCCAAAAAACGTTCCGGATATTTTAGGCAAAAGAATATTACTAGATGGCTATGATTTGGTCCTTGACTTAGAGAAAAGCAAGGGTGTATGGCTTTATGATTCTGCGCATAGCAAGAACATCTTAGATTTCTTTGGTTTTTTTGCAACTTCCCCACTAGGTATGAATCACCCGAAAATGTTTGAGCCAGAATTCTTAAAAGAGTTGAACCGAGCTGCATTAAACAAAATTGTAAATAGTGATATATATACTGTCGAAATGGCAGAATTTGTAGACGCACTCTCTAAAACTGCACCAGATTACATGAAATATTTCTTCTTTGTAGAAGGCGGTGCTTTAGCTGTCGAAAACGCACTAAAAACCTCTTTTGATTGGAAAGTAAGAAAGAATTTTGAAAAAGGATATAAAAAAGAGGTCGGTCAAAAAATTATGCATTTAAAGGAAGCTTTCCATGGTAGAACTGGATATACTATGTCTTTAACTAATACTTTTGATCCCAAAAAAACACAATATTTCCCAAAGTTTTCTTGGCCACGCGTTACTAATCCAAAAATTAAGTTTCCATTAAATGAAAAGAATTTGAGAGAAGTAATAGAGTTAGAGAAAAAGAGCTTGGATGAGATGCAACATGAAATAGATGCAAATAAAGATGATATCGCAGCATTTATTATGGAACCTATTCAGGGCGAGGGCGGAGATAACCATTTTAGAAAAGAATATTTTGAAGCGGTCAGGAAAATAACCTCTGATAACGATATACTATTCATAGTTGATGAAGTTCAAAGCGGGTTGGGTATTACTGGAAAATGGTGGGCACATGAACATTTTAATGTTAAGCCAGATATCATTGCATTTGGTAAAAAAACACAAGTTTGTGGTATAATGGTCGGGCCTAAAGTAGACGAGGTAAAAGATAACGTATTTCATGTGTCAAGCAGAATAAACTCTACATGGGGCGGTAATATTGTTGATATGGTTCGTGCAAGAAGATATATCGAGATTATGATTGAAGATAATATATTGAAAAACGTTGAAAAAGTAGGTGCATATTTCATAAAATCTTTGCAGGATTTGCAGGACAAGTATCCACAGTATTTGAGCAATACAAGAGGCAGAGGCTTGATGGTTTCTGTAGACCTTAAAGACTCGAAAACCAGAGATAGCTACTCTAAAATTCTATTTAAAAATAACTTATTAACACTCATCAGCGGTGAAAAAGGTATTAGATTTAGACCTCCGTTAATTCTTGAACCAGATCATGTTAATAAGGCGATTGAAATTTTGGAAAAATCTCTCAAAGAGCTTTAA
- a CDS encoding acyl-CoA thioesterase → MTSDNGKYVDDSRAESVYSVLPADTNIYGNLFGGRLVEWIDKLAGLVAIRHCRKNVVTANIDNLSFIEPITLGDSVIMKAWINYVGTTSMEIQVDVFTEKRADGTKAIACTAYLTYVAIDEHGRPTPVPRLILKNDAENKRFEEALQRKKERLKRVKAL, encoded by the coding sequence ATGACATCAGATAATGGAAAATATGTTGATGATTCCCGAGCAGAATCTGTTTATTCAGTATTACCAGCAGATACTAATATTTATGGAAATCTTTTTGGAGGCAGACTTGTAGAATGGATCGATAAGTTGGCAGGCCTTGTTGCAATAAGACATTGCCGCAAAAATGTAGTAACAGCCAATATCGACAATCTTAGTTTTATTGAACCTATAACGCTTGGAGATAGTGTTATAATGAAAGCCTGGATAAACTATGTAGGCACTACTTCTATGGAAATACAGGTTGATGTATTTACGGAAAAAAGAGCAGATGGAACTAAAGCTATTGCTTGCACTGCATATTTAACATATGTTGCGATTGATGAGCACGGAAGACCAACACCAGTGCCTAGGTTAATATTAAAAAATGATGCTGAAAATAAAAGATTTGAAGAAGCATTACAAAGAAAAAAAGAGAGATTAAAAAGGGTTAAAGCTCTTTGA